The following proteins come from a genomic window of Paenibacillus spongiae:
- a CDS encoding helix-turn-helix domain-containing protein: MKGNSFFHYSVYRKMLGNFVLLVAIAVLAVSSTLYFLFASRTEQTIGNHVISMLQQTSYASNIVHEQIETIGSHLLNNNRVITSLMNKQHSYVQDRDAMDILMDIQATYPFIKYLGIYNDYTKRYLNTAGTPFKLNELEKRHVADTSDMAYMSYFPQDLLPSYADPSAPPEHVLTFILRPDYALTSAYKGAIVIHVDEKYILSTIQSIGSGSDDVFVMDTGGLVLSHTDSRQFKRSFGELPYIQRILESGQTADHFKTEIDGRNQLVTYVKSSQLGWYFVSIKPYHTLIADISILRGYTSLIALAIIVLGGMTAYFATNKLYNPLGRLISKVHEATGTDSSDRKQKRNEFSLLSEAFSNVIDQATSVEAEKRQSLPVLKKTYLQHLLKATHADLSSTNVIHSAIDGHFASPFYTVVLAQIDRYEAFEQKHDQRKQGLFRFSVSNISSELLQKHARNEAIVVDERTLAILMLPEAPLEPGGLLLTLAEIQEVIQSYFHFTVTFSIGDTVSDRNEVHHSFASALEYANDRFFLGSKSIIHAELVLRRQTFHAYPASAEKKLSEALRLNHAGKIDQALGLFSRQLREMSYYQAILSANQLLNVLLRDFDGTLPIMQDYSKEYFDTVNALQKQETLEEVQELLRNFCRLISVLAEKKQTSKSDSLIDSICAYLQERYQEPDLGIETIAVDVQLSPGYLGKLFRSHTQMSFNDYLKNIRMEEAKKLLLTTGEPVAAISEKVGILNTTYFFTLFKKTYGFSPAQFREQHGK, translated from the coding sequence ATGAAGGGGAATTCATTTTTTCATTACTCGGTTTATCGTAAAATGCTGGGTAATTTCGTTCTGCTTGTCGCGATTGCGGTGCTTGCCGTCAGCAGCACGCTGTACTTTCTATTCGCGTCCAGAACGGAGCAGACGATTGGCAATCATGTGATATCCATGCTGCAGCAAACCAGCTACGCATCCAATATCGTGCATGAGCAGATCGAGACCATCGGCAGCCATCTGCTGAACAACAACCGCGTCATTACCTCGCTGATGAACAAACAGCATAGTTATGTACAGGACCGCGACGCCATGGATATTCTGATGGACATTCAAGCGACGTATCCGTTCATTAAATATTTGGGGATCTATAACGATTATACGAAGCGGTATTTGAATACGGCCGGTACCCCATTCAAGCTGAACGAGCTGGAGAAGCGGCATGTGGCGGATACGTCGGATATGGCCTATATGAGCTATTTCCCGCAGGATCTCCTGCCATCCTATGCAGACCCGTCGGCGCCGCCCGAGCATGTGCTTACCTTCATACTGCGTCCGGATTATGCGCTGACCTCGGCCTATAAAGGGGCAATCGTCATTCATGTCGATGAGAAGTACATCTTGAGCACGATCCAATCGATCGGAAGCGGAAGCGACGACGTGTTCGTCATGGATACCGGCGGGCTCGTCCTGTCCCATACCGATTCAAGGCAGTTCAAGCGGAGCTTCGGCGAGCTTCCGTATATTCAGCGTATTCTGGAATCGGGTCAGACGGCCGATCATTTCAAAACCGAAATCGACGGCCGGAATCAACTGGTCACTTACGTGAAGTCCAGCCAGCTTGGCTGGTATTTCGTCAGCATTAAGCCTTATCACACGCTGATCGCGGATATTTCCATACTGCGGGGCTACACGTCGCTCATTGCGCTGGCGATTATCGTCCTGGGCGGCATGACCGCCTATTTCGCGACGAACAAGCTGTATAACCCGCTCGGCAGGCTCATCAGCAAGGTTCATGAGGCAACCGGCACGGACAGCTCCGATCGTAAGCAAAAGCGGAACGAATTTTCCCTGCTGTCCGAAGCCTTCTCCAACGTCATCGATCAGGCGACCTCGGTCGAAGCGGAGAAGAGGCAGTCTTTGCCGGTGCTCAAAAAAACGTATCTGCAGCATTTGCTGAAAGCGACGCATGCCGATTTGTCTTCCACGAATGTCATTCATTCCGCGATTGACGGACATTTCGCAAGTCCCTTCTATACGGTCGTCCTCGCGCAGATCGACCGTTATGAAGCGTTCGAGCAAAAGCATGACCAGCGGAAGCAGGGCTTGTTCCGCTTCTCGGTCAGCAATATTAGCAGCGAGCTCCTGCAAAAGCATGCCCGCAATGAAGCCATCGTCGTCGACGAACGGACGCTTGCGATCTTAATGCTGCCGGAAGCTCCACTGGAACCCGGCGGCCTGCTGCTGACGCTCGCAGAAATACAGGAGGTCATTCAAAGCTACTTCCACTTCACCGTCACCTTCAGCATCGGGGACACCGTGAGCGACCGGAACGAGGTGCATCATTCCTTCGCATCGGCGCTGGAATATGCGAATGACCGTTTTTTCCTCGGCTCCAAATCGATCATACACGCCGAGCTTGTCCTCCGAAGGCAGACCTTCCACGCTTATCCGGCATCGGCGGAGAAGAAGCTCAGCGAGGCGCTGCGATTGAATCATGCCGGCAAAATCGATCAGGCGCTCGGCTTGTTCTCACGGCAGCTGCGTGAAATGAGCTATTATCAGGCGATTCTGAGCGCCAATCAATTGTTGAATGTGCTGCTCCGCGATTTTGACGGGACGCTGCCGATCATGCAGGACTACTCGAAGGAATATTTCGATACGGTGAATGCGCTCCAGAAGCAGGAGACGCTCGAAGAAGTGCAGGAGCTGCTGCGGAATTTCTGCAGGCTGATCAGCGTGCTGGCCGAGAAGAAGCAGACGAGCAAGTCGGACAGCCTGATCGATTCCATATGCGCCTATCTGCAGGAGCGTTATCAGGAGCCGGATCTGGGGATCGAGACCATTGCAGTCGACGTGCAGCTGTCGCCCGGCTATCTGGGCAAGCTGTTCCGCAGCCATACCCAGATGTCCTTTAACGATTATTTGAAGAATATCCGGATGGAGGAAGCCAAGAAGCTGCTCTTGACTACCGGAGAGCCGGTAGCGGCCATCAGCGAGAAGGTCGGCATTCTGAACACCACCTACTTCTTTACGCTGTTCAAGAAAACCTACGGCTTCTCGCCGGCCCAATTCCGGGAGCAGCACGGCAAGTAA
- the asd gene encoding aspartate-semialdehyde dehydrogenase: MSRLRAAIVGATGMAGQQFVQALSHHPSFEVVLMVTSRTVTNYEEALRESNGSSRWTQNTPVPGDMLGVPVVSSKEFRPESVDVIFTAIESDLAQELEPWFAQTTPTFSTASAFRYFDDTPLLITGVNDDHAALIRRQQQERGWKGFVLPVPNCTVTGLAVTLKPLHEHFGINNVLMVSMQSVSGAGRSPGVRTLDILDNIIPYIPNEEGKVRKELLKILGQYSDEGIVPAEININCICTRANVLDGHTESVFVGLNRQADLDEIKEAIRRYNPFQGKGLHSAPEEMIHVFDDPYRPQPRLDRELGGGMTTSMGRLETEPVLGGVKYVLVSHNTKMGAGKGAVLLAESMLEQGLLSKGTN; this comes from the coding sequence ATGTCTCGGTTAAGAGCGGCAATTGTTGGAGCAACAGGAATGGCCGGACAGCAATTTGTTCAGGCCTTATCCCATCATCCGAGTTTTGAAGTGGTTTTGATGGTTACATCCAGAACGGTGACGAATTACGAGGAAGCGCTGCGGGAATCGAACGGATCGTCGCGCTGGACGCAGAATACGCCGGTTCCCGGCGACATGCTGGGCGTTCCGGTCGTTTCCTCCAAGGAGTTCCGTCCGGAGTCGGTCGATGTGATCTTCACGGCGATTGAATCCGACCTGGCCCAGGAGCTGGAGCCTTGGTTCGCGCAGACGACCCCGACCTTCTCAACGGCATCCGCATTCCGTTATTTCGACGATACGCCGCTGCTCATTACCGGCGTCAACGACGATCATGCGGCGTTGATCCGCAGGCAGCAGCAGGAACGCGGCTGGAAGGGCTTCGTCCTGCCCGTGCCGAATTGTACGGTCACCGGTTTGGCCGTAACGTTAAAGCCGCTGCATGAGCATTTCGGCATTAATAATGTGCTTATGGTCTCCATGCAATCGGTCAGCGGCGCGGGAAGAAGCCCGGGGGTCCGTACGCTGGATATTCTGGACAATATCATCCCTTACATCCCGAACGAAGAGGGCAAGGTTCGCAAAGAACTGCTGAAGATCCTCGGCCAATATTCGGATGAAGGGATCGTTCCGGCGGAGATTAATATCAATTGTATCTGCACGAGAGCGAACGTCCTGGACGGACATACCGAATCCGTATTCGTCGGATTAAATCGACAGGCGGATCTCGACGAGATTAAAGAAGCGATCCGCCGCTATAATCCTTTCCAAGGCAAGGGCCTGCACTCGGCCCCCGAGGAAATGATTCATGTCTTCGACGATCCTTACCGTCCCCAGCCCCGCTTGGACCGCGAGCTCGGAGGCGGAATGACGACGAGCATGGGAAGACTGGAAACCGAGCCGGTACTCGGCGGCGTAAAATATGTGCTGGTGTCGCACAATACGAAGATGGGTGCCGGAAAAGGTGCCGTTCTGCTCGCCGAATCGATGCTGGAGCAGGGATTGCTGAGCAAAGGAACAAACTAG